The Brassica napus cultivar Da-Ae chromosome C7, Da-Ae, whole genome shotgun sequence genomic interval TCAGCCACTTTTTTCTTAGCTTCAGCCTCTTTTTTCTTATCCTCAGCAGCTTTTTTCTTAGCCTCAGCCTTCTCATTCCTCTTAAACGCAGCATCTGCCTGCGAtgcttttttcttctcatcggCTTCCTCACCCTTAACAATACGCTTATGCTTGCAGCCGCATCCATAGGCTGGATCCTTAGCAGCCTTATCATCCTTAGTAGCCTTATCATCCTTAGTAACCTTTGCAGGAGAAACTACTACGAAATCAAGAGGCCGCATATCAGTAGCTTTATCGACACTACCAAACTCCTCATCCAAAGTCCTTTTCACCCCTGATTCCTTTTCAAGCTCCTTGGCCAAATTCTTTTTCGGTCCAAACTCCTTACCAGGAGTCGCAGCTACTAACGCTGGACTATTGACAGACTTCTGATGCGTTCGAACCACCAGTGATGCCATCGATAAAGAGTTATCTGATAATTGTGGAGAGGGGTTATCATGGTTTTCGGGAATTTTCCCAATCCCCAGATCTTTCAGACGCTCCTCCAGTAAAGCATTCACCCTGTCATCAATGGTCTTTTGGTCCATCAATGGTCTGTTCCGGTCTAACTCGTAAGCTTCAAACCGTGAGTCAACCTGATCAAATTTTCTGGAAATAATATCCAGAGTACTCACAATGGTCGTTAGAGTCGCTTTGTTCTCCAACTCCAACTCTTTGCTACCTTCCTTCTCACTAGAAccctttcccgctgcatcagcTTCAGACTCATTCTGTGTCTTaactttcttctgcttcttagTGGGTGGCTCAACTTCAGcttcattctcttcttctcattcCCCTTCCCCTTTGCATTCCCCTGCACTTCCCACAAACCTTTCACAAATCTACCTGAATGTATGTCTGTTATCAACCTAACGAGTTGTGGGTTGTCATCTTCACCCGGCCAAATAGGAAACATCTCTTCAATTGAGTCCTTCAAAACCATTCTCCTCACACGCACCTGCAACACCAGGTTATAACAAAACTCAGCCTCCAAACTAACACAAAACTCAGCCATCAACTAAAATAATCCAGCCGTTATTTaacacataactcagccatcaaCTAAAATAATTCAGCCGTAATTTAACACATAACTCAACCATTAAGTAACTCCGAACTCAGCCATCAAATAAATTAAGTCAGCGTTAAACCTTACCTCGCCATGCTTTTCGATTTCAGCAGACAACAATTTATCAAAGCTTGCATGTGTACGCTTTCCACCCCATCGCAAAAGCGGAACGTCTTCGTTATTGATCACTCTCCCAAAACTCTCACCGAAGCATGTGACGGATTCATAAGCCCAAATCAATAACGCGTCCTTCATGCCGCTTATTGTGTATGAACCTCCATCTGGAGCCAACGTTTTAATAGAGTCAATTAGAACTTCGTATGCAGTCCGACCCCATGGATACGACCTCATGGCTTCATCGTCGAATACCCTTATTGCACTTTGAAAGGGTATCCTTGAATTGTGATGCAAACAATAGACTCCCATGGCTTGAAGAAGTAGCAGCCCCAACCACTtgcgcttttttttttttgaaagaatgttaaatttattcaaacaaaaaaactgttTTACACTTTGTGTTACCTTgggatataaatttttataaactcAGAAAAAACTTCGATGAACTATCTCGTTGCAAACCATAGAACTAAACCTCCCGTGTGCGCTCGAGCGCGGAAAAAGTCTTGGTGTTATAGAACCTAAACCACTTGCGCTTTTCAAAACTCTAAAGCGGACAGAACGCTAATGCTGCCTTCAGTTCATCTAACTTTGGTCCCATCCCAAGCGACACCTTCAACTCCCCCCCAAAACTCGTTGTATTGACCAGGATCAAATTTTTCTGTTGGAAATGGACTTGTGTCTAGCCCAGTGATCTCACCAAACTCGAGCAAGCTAAAACTGATAGCCTCATCAGCCATGAGACACCATATCTCCTTCTTTATAACTCGCAGCTGTCTACACAGTAGATAGTGCACGGTCCTACCAGACCACATGCTTTCGCGTTCAGCTAGCCTAGAAACTACTCCAATGGGAGAGTTCACCAGTTCTTCCCACACATCAAGTCCTATTGTTTCTCTAACGTGGGGGAAATGCCCTGGATGGAAATTGTGATTAATAACTTACCATCTAGGTTAGAAGACCTTCATGGTAAAGTCTTGGTGGGTTCTCCCCTGATTTAACTTCAGcaacatccatctgatcatataACCCAACAATAAAATCAGCCACAACAAAACAGTAACTCAGCCGCATCATAAGAGTAACACGGTCATAACATAACATTAGGTTATTCACGACACaaatataactcagccataacataACCATAACTCAGCCGCAGCAAAACCCTAACTCAGACGCAACGAAACccccaacaaaacaaaatcatagCCGCAACACAACCTTATCTCAGTCGcaacaaaatataaatcagatgaaatataatacataactgacccacaaactcaacaaaacacaatatataatgtCGCGATATCCTACCGGAAAAGACGAACTCGGAGATAAGAATGTGGCGAAGACGGCGGCGAAGACGATTTCGTACAAACGAGTTCAGAATTCTGATTTCGGGCACGATGATAACAGAGAAAACAGAGTACAACGACAAAGAGCTATTTCGACGAAGAGGAAGTTAGCACATACAATGTCGATGACGGAGAGTGGGAGTATCCTCGCGGTTCCTTCTTCGACGGTTCTTCTTCGAGACGACAAAACGATGTtcttagttagttttttttttaaatttcgatTTAGTTATGTTTGAGAAGAGACGGTTTGGTTTCTATTGTGGTGGTGATGTGTAATTTTAATTACTGATGTGGATTATATGTTTAAAagtaatttcaattaaaaaaactaaccaaaagTCCTTAGAGTCATTTACTATGGGTGTCCAAACATTCTAGtcattttaaaaagatgtttaacattctagtaataaatcaacttttgttataattttctCAATTAATTATGATTACAGTTCTAAGAAATTTCGAGACATCTGTAAAGGGCTGCACGTTGAGTCTGAAGGTTTAAGAAATGCACACTTGCTCTCGAGATTGGTATCGATAAGAGTTTCTTTTAAGTGGAAAATTAACTAATTACCATCTATACTCATACAAATGAAGAACATGTTAAATTGTTAATCTTAAGTGCCCATGAATATCGCACTAGTAATGTCATTTTCTACGCGTTCGATAGTCAGTTGTAAATTTAAACAATAGCTTGGATTGATATGGCAGTGAAAAACCGAAATAGATCATGTGCATTATACATAGGAAAATTTTCTTGTAATTGGCTGTATTAGCAATGGTTCATACAATATATGATATAGTGGTTTGAAATATATCTCTAAATACTAATTACAGAGATGTTATTAGTGGTttgggagggggggggggggggggggggggggggggggggagttaGCTTAATAGTATCGAGTAATAACATCCAGTATTTGCATATGCAGTGTGTCACATGTTTAGGGTGAGACCCTGATCTTTTTTACATATGATTCTATCCTAATAGTATCTTTGTTTCATGACTCAAATGactaactcttttttttttgtttaaccatGAAGTATCCCGGACCCATAGAATAGTCAATATTAATCTCCAAAATGGCTAAACCTAACATTCAACTATTGATTGGCTATTTACTCTTAATATTCTGTGAAAGGGAAAGAGTAACAAATAAGAAGAATTTTAGTCGGTGTGGTAGTTATAGCTACTACTATAACTCCCGACTTTCCTCTAACCTAAATACGTCAAAAGCGATAGTGACAATCAGACGTACTACAGAGTTCCTGGTGTGTTAACATTTTTTAGACAATATATAAGCATAGCAGTACAGCTGTGTGATgcacaatgattttttttttttgattcatatagtattttattcacagagaataatatttaaaatacagaaaagTAAATGTATAAGAAGATAGTCTTTCtagaaaataaactatataccTCGAAAgcttaagaaaaaacaaataaaagtttcaaatatatattccaAATTTAGTACTTTATTATATAAACCAATATTACACTTTCATAGTACTTTCggatgaaattttttaaattctacATTCGGTGTGTATGAAGAAATCAAAGTGAAAGCGTAGGTGAGATGCCATTTGGTAGAGTGGATATAGCGTTAGGCGAAACAGATGCACATGTCATGTCTGAGGTCGGCCGTCTATGGCCCAGTTTTGTTGAAACCCAAGTTGATCTCCATCTCTTTCACATCAAAGCATATACATTTCCTTGACACCTGTTCCAGCTTCatctcaaatatatatttttttttttgaaaaaaaggctatctcaaatatttttttgtcaacgttaTTCACTTTACTTGAATTAAGAAGACATACCGGCCAGTTTTGTATCAAATGAGAAAATGATAGAATAACTAAAAATAGTAAGGAATTGTTGTAAAAATAATGGTGtgatataaatatagatatttatatCTTCCATAGCACAAAAAGTATACAGTAAAAGGTAAAAACTATTTGTAGATATATGTTAATCACATATTTGACTGAAGAATAACCAAAATGAACAAAAGTATTTTCACCAATTTCGCCTATCTACCCTTTtcaatttacatttttttctggGAATAATTTCAACTTTACATTTGTTAACTTTTGTAAGTAGAATTGcttttctataaaattattcCACATAAAGTACAATTTTTCAAGTTCAAGAATCAATGCGAACGGCAAGTTGATAAAGAGATGAGAACATATCACATAGAGAGAATACATTCTAGAAATTTACATATTACCCTTAACATAATTTTGGTCTACGCACCTTATTAATGTGTTTAAAACCCCATTAGAAAAATGGATATAGGAAAATATGATGAAACATACGTGATCCTAGctagaaaatttattattaaccaAAGGATCAGTAACGTTCTTCAATAAACTGATCAAAAGTATCCGAACATACCGACAAATCTTCGATTTCTCTTTTCTCCGATCATTTCTCAAAGAACCAACACCCACAGAACTCCAAACCCTATTAGACCGGCGAGCTTCACCACCGTAAAGCTTTTTCCGGCGGCCGCACCGAATTGCTCATCAACGGGGTAAAGATTTCCAGGCGGACCCGTTATATACAAGAAATTAGTTGGTGGAGGCGGTGGATAGTTAGGTGAGACTTTCTTAGGCGGTGGAGGGAGAGCAGGGGGAGGAGGACACGCTGGAGGCGGTGGagatggtggtggaggagatggTGGAGGAGGGTTTTGGATACAGCTTGGCGAGCACTTTATGGGATCTACCTCGTCGAGCTTCCTCATGTTGGCTGGAGAAGAATCTGATGAAGCGTTAATGATTATTGGACAAGTCAGCAACGTGATCATCACCGTGAAGATTATGACTGCAACGTTGGATCCTTGGCTGTGATAGTTTCCCGGCATGTTCTTTTTTTGGGGGATTAGAACAAtgagaaataaaaagaagagtTTGTGGAGGTTACGCTTAAAGAGGTATAGAGTGAAGAGTTAAGAGGAGAGGTGATGATGAATGCGTTCTCGTTACGTAAGCCAAGTGCATGAGACTCATAGACTTCTTAAATAGTGTATACTAACTATTTCCATAAACTTCTAGtcattttaataaaaaggaaatcttaactaaacttaaatataattaataaattaagaaTATGGTTGGTCCACTAAGATATTGCTTTTTCATGTGAGTCCACATGAACAAATTTGGTTTTCCACGTTATGAAAAATTTCAACTTGGGAATTATTATAGTGGTTAACTACCACCGTAGTACACCAAAACAATAGTATAAACTACAAATGTGTGAGATGGATAGTGGTTCAAAGTCATACTGCATGTGTGAATGTAATTTCATAATTCGTTTGTAATTATCCAAAGTTAGTTAagccttctttcttttttgaatatTAGTTAAATCTTCTTTATCAAATGTTTTTTAGCATATACTATTGAATTGAATAAAGTAATTGGAGGTATAATAGGCCttttatcacaaaaaaagaaaagaagaagtaaTTGGAGGTATAGTAAATGTATATACGAGTGCGGGTAGTTTTGCTTAAAGCGTAAGTGTTGCTTTTCAGTGGAACTTTGCTTTAGGTATTCGATTACATAAAGAAAAGATATCAGAAAATAATTTTTCGTTTGAAAGAGAAAGATTGGATAAATGCTTTCGTATGATTGAAGAATAATTCGTGACAGAAAATTTAACAGCGTAGACtattttatcacatataaaaattatattaatcgaGAAAAATTATTTAGGTGGCCATGGAACATGCAACGGAGAATCTGAGTCTAGTAGtccaaaattttgattaaaagaTCAGCAATCGTTATAAACTGTATATTATTTAGACGCCGGTTCATAGAATACAAGACAAAGTTGGATTATATTCCATAGGCGAAAAGTATGACCTGTACTAACCGGAAGTATCCGGGTAATGCAAATAGCATTATGAAGCTTGGTTTGTAAAACAAGTCAAAGCCCACATAATTTATAGAATTATAGTCGTCAACTAGAGTTAGCGGCGAGATCATATCTCTAAGTTGGGTCCAGTCCTGAAAACAGTCCACTTGAGAACAGTTTAGTTCTCTTGGACACGTTGTACTTCATACAAGAGAGGAGAGACCTTATGTGACATTTTCTTGATCAAGAAGATATTTGATTAAGAAAGTCAGACTAAGAAAGGCCCATTGTACCCATTCCAAAGTAATTCATAGTTTCATACTAGTTCCTGTACATTTTTAGTTGTTCCCAATAAAATTTCCCACAAAAAggcaaaaaagaagcaaaaacagTTAAATAGGACACCATGTTACttaaatatgaaacaaaactatTTGGATTCACAAGGTTCATTGAAGTACAAAATATTTGGCAATGATCCCGAAATGCTTCGTTGCTTCAAACCGAAATCGTTAACTAATCTTACTGAACTTTCAATTTCTTAATTCTCAAGCTAccttaccccccccccccccccccccccccccccccccaatttTAAATTTGGGGGTTATGGGTCGTTGAAGATGCTAATGAACCATGATACCATGTCGTTGAAGATGCTAATGAACCATGATACCATTACCATATGACTTTTGACTTTTTGTAatcacaaaagaaaaactacAAAACAATGAGAGGAGTATTATGACTCATTTCGCTTTCGGTCTTGAAGAAACTTTCAAACAAtcacaaaaacatatatattcgtTTTCAGATTAATCTCGTTCATTGAATATGTCTTCCTTGCCACTTGACAATCATGTGAAACACTGAAGTTTATGAGGTAATGTTTGAAAGTTTTGATACATCCATCGAATATATTGACTCTTCCCATAATTCGCCAGTTAACAAGGACATGTTGTCCTCTACTTGCCTACCGAAGCAACAGAAACTTTGACATTTAACAAATGctaaatcaatttttatttacatctgTTGCTTCTCTTCCAAGTAACCTTGTTCACAAGAGTAACCAAGAAACAAAAATGGAAATTCATGAATCAGAAACCAATGCTTATTGTTCCCCAAATTCATtacaaatataacaaaaataaatacacaGAAAACCAAATAAGAGTGTCGATTCTCGAAAACCCTTTTGGCCTCACCATCTCCACATTCGATTCCGCAAATGAAATTTATATCCcacaaaaatatcaaatcaattGAACAAAATATTAACATAATAATCAAACAAATAGCCAGccaattttccaaaaaaaaatgagagattGACCaacctttttcttttattttcagacCACTAATAATCATTGACATGCTTTACGTAGAAGCTCTAACAAAGACACAGCTTTCCTTTGACCTCTCTCTGTTCCATTCTTAGATAGCTCCATCAACGGCACAACCGCACCGAGTCTTCCTATCAAGACCAGTCTCTCATTGTCTCTCTTACACAACGAAAGCAATATCGCTGCTGCGTTCTCTCTGTTTCTACCTTGACCCGTCTGGAGAATACCTATCAACGCAGGTAAAGTATTCGCTTTAACCATCGCGGACTTAGCGTCTAGGTTACTTGCAAGGACCGAGAGTATTGTCAAAGCTTCATCAACCATCATCCTGTGGCTGCTCGTCTCACTTAGCATCTTAACCAAAGCAGGTACTATACCTGCTCTAACCGCTCTGCCTTTGTTCCCCTGATAAATGCAGAGGTTGAACAATGCAGTCGCTGCGTCTTTCTTCCCTCTCGGCGTCCCGTTCTCGAGAAGATCAACCAAGGCAGGTATCGCACCAGACCCGCCTATTATGATCTTGTTCTCATCGGCTAACGAGAGGCTAAAGAGTGTAGCCGCTGCGTTTTCTCTTGCTTCCATGGTTCCGGCTCTAAGTACTTGAACTATTGACGTGACTGCACCAGCGAACATTATCAGCTCTTTGTTGTTGTCGTATATAGAGAGGTTGAGAAGGCAAGTGATTGCGTTCTCCTGCGTGGCGACGTCCTCTGAGGTTGTTAAGAGGTTCACCAAAACAGGGATCGCTCCTGCTTCTGCAATCATAATGCGATTGTCTGTGCTTCTCTTTGACATAGAACGGATCTCAGAAACTGCGTTCCTGCGTTCCTCTAGGGACCGGTTTGAGAGACTGCGAACCAGTGACCTGATCATTGACATGTCTCCACACCTGCCGTTTGCAGGTTGCTCAATGTTGTGTTCAGTGCACCACCGAGAGATCAAGCTTCTGAGCACGTAGTTTGGAGTGAGAGTAAAGTTTTGGAGTTTCTGCTGAGTCTTTGGACATGTTAGGTTCCCACAATCGATCCATCTCTGTATGTACGCCCTCTCGTAAGTCTGTAATCGAAGAGACAAAACCATCAATAAACCAAGCAACAACAGTAAGAAAAAAGGTACAAATCTTGAAACCAGACCTGTCCTGTGGAGACAATAACAGGATCCTTCATCAGTTCAAGAGACACAGGACACAGAAAGTCAACAGGAACCGTGAGTTTACTCGATtcatcagtgttcttggtgacCATTTTGTCTAATCTCTCGCTATCCGCGTCTTTGGACAAGTAAAAAGCCAAAGAGATGGAAGGGCTTTTCGTCAGCTGCTTCTTCTCCTCAGCGAGATGAAGTGTCTCTGCAACACTCTCATCCTTCTCTTCCTCAGCTTTGATCTTTACATCTCTCTCCATCAACTCAAATAAGGCACTCGAGAACTTGTTAGAGTTCAGTAAACCGTATCTCTGCATCGCTCTTCTCAGCTGCGATCTCGCTAGCTCCACCTAC includes:
- the LOC106431005 gene encoding glyceraldehyde-3-phosphate dehydrogenase, testis-specific, with translation MPGNYHSQGSNVAVIIFTVMITLLTCPIIINASSDSSPANMRKLDEVDPIKCSPSCIQNPPPPSPPPPSPPPPACPPPPALPPPPKKVSPNYPPPPPTNFLYITGPPGNLYPVDEQFGAAAGKSFTVVKLAGLIGFGVLWVLVL
- the LOC106431004 gene encoding U-box domain-containing protein 11-like; translation: MAGVIIPPASLLKRIAEIAEIPLNAGVFKKDCTDLTRRVSLLTHLIEEIKDSNQIDSAASSSSENDWWSDLVVALEASKRLLSSAVRFQARDSSDVAAKRISFQFQCVTWKLEKALSNLPYDLYDISDEVREQVELARSQLRRAMQRYGLLNSNKFSSALFELMERDVKIKAEEEKDESVAETLHLAEEKKQLTKSPSISLAFYLSKDADSERLDKMVTKNTDESSKLTVPVDFLCPVSLELMKDPVIVSTGQTYERAYIQRWIDCGNLTCPKTQQKLQNFTLTPNYVLRSLISRWCTEHNIEQPANGRCGDMSMIRSLVRSLSNRSLEERRNAVSEIRSMSKRSTDNRIMIAEAGAIPVLVNLLTTSEDVATQENAITCLLNLSIYDNNKELIMFAGAVTSIVQVLRAGTMEARENAAATLFSLSLADENKIIIGGSGAIPALVDLLENGTPRGKKDAATALFNLCIYQGNKGRAVRAGIVPALVKMLSETSSHRMMVDEALTILSVLASNLDAKSAMVKANTLPALIGILQTGQGRNRENAAAILLSLCKRDNERLVLIGRLGAVVPLMELSKNGTERGQRKAVSLLELLRKACQ